The following coding sequences lie in one Stenotrophomonas rhizophila genomic window:
- a CDS encoding CoA-acylating methylmalonate-semialdehyde dehydrogenase, which yields MTVAAPRIRMLIDGQFIESASSHWQNVVNPATQDVLAQVPFATLGEVDAAVASAKEAFKTWRKTPIGTRARIFLKYQQLIREHMSELAHILSAEQGKTVPDAEGDVFRGLEVVEHAAAIGNLQLGELANNVANGVDTYTLLQPLGVCAGITPFNFPAMIPLWMFPMAIATGNTFILKPSEQDPMVTMRLVELALEAGIPKGVLNVVHGGEEVVNAICDHPDIKAVSFVGSTRVGTHVYNRASLAGKRVQCMMGAKNHAVVLPDANKEQSLNAMVGAAFGAAGQRCMAASTLVLVGEAREWVPDLVAKAKTLKVSGGSVAGTDVGPVISCAARERVEALIASGVEQGAKLVLDGRNPQVDGFEKGNFVGPTIFDGVKPGMRVYDEEIFGPVLVILEADTLEDAIALINANPNGNGTALFTQSGAAARKFQEDIDVGQVGINVPIPVPVPLFSFTGSRASKLGDLGPYGKQVVMFYTQTKTITSRWFDDETLGHGVNTTISLK from the coding sequence ATGACTGTTGCAGCGCCCCGTATCCGCATGTTGATCGATGGCCAGTTCATCGAATCGGCAAGCTCGCATTGGCAGAACGTGGTCAACCCGGCCACCCAGGACGTCCTGGCCCAGGTCCCGTTCGCCACCCTGGGCGAGGTTGACGCCGCCGTGGCCTCGGCCAAGGAAGCCTTCAAGACCTGGCGCAAGACCCCGATCGGCACCCGCGCCCGCATCTTCCTGAAGTACCAGCAGCTGATCCGCGAGCACATGAGCGAGCTGGCCCACATCCTGTCGGCCGAGCAGGGCAAGACCGTGCCCGACGCCGAAGGCGATGTGTTCCGCGGCCTGGAAGTGGTCGAGCACGCCGCTGCCATCGGCAATCTGCAGCTGGGCGAACTGGCCAACAACGTGGCCAACGGCGTAGACACCTACACCCTGCTGCAGCCGCTCGGCGTCTGCGCCGGCATCACCCCGTTCAACTTCCCGGCGATGATTCCGCTGTGGATGTTCCCGATGGCCATCGCCACCGGCAACACCTTCATCCTCAAGCCGTCCGAGCAGGACCCGATGGTGACCATGCGCCTGGTCGAACTGGCGCTGGAAGCCGGCATTCCCAAGGGCGTGCTCAACGTCGTGCACGGTGGCGAAGAGGTGGTCAACGCGATCTGCGATCACCCGGACATCAAGGCTGTTTCGTTCGTCGGCTCCACCCGCGTCGGCACCCACGTGTACAACCGCGCCTCGCTGGCCGGCAAGCGCGTGCAGTGCATGATGGGCGCCAAGAACCACGCCGTGGTGCTGCCGGACGCCAACAAGGAGCAGAGCCTCAACGCGATGGTCGGTGCTGCCTTCGGTGCGGCCGGCCAGCGCTGCATGGCCGCCTCCACCCTGGTGCTGGTGGGCGAAGCGCGCGAGTGGGTGCCGGACCTGGTGGCCAAGGCCAAGACCCTCAAGGTCAGCGGTGGAAGCGTCGCTGGTACGGACGTCGGCCCGGTGATCTCCTGCGCCGCGCGCGAGCGTGTTGAAGCGCTGATCGCCTCGGGCGTGGAGCAGGGCGCCAAGCTGGTGCTGGATGGCCGCAACCCGCAGGTCGATGGCTTCGAGAAGGGCAACTTTGTTGGCCCGACCATCTTCGACGGCGTCAAGCCGGGCATGCGCGTGTACGACGAGGAAATCTTCGGGCCGGTGCTGGTGATCCTGGAAGCCGACACCCTGGAAGACGCCATCGCGCTGATCAACGCCAACCCGAACGGCAACGGCACCGCGCTGTTCACCCAGTCCGGCGCGGCCGCCCGCAAGTTCCAGGAAGACATCGACGTCGGCCAGGTCGGCATCAACGTGCCGATCCCGGTGCCGGTGCCGCTGTTCTCCTTCACCGGCTCGCGCGCATCCAAGCTCGGCGACCTGGGCCCGTACGGCAAGCAGGTGGTGATGTTCTACACCCAGACCAAGACCATCACCTCGCGTTGGTTCGACGACGAGACGCTGGGTCATGGCGTCAACACCACCATCAGCCTGAAGTAA
- a CDS encoding acyl-CoA dehydrogenase family protein, producing MSHSMTTELDEAQQAYREAARDFAQAELAPHAARWDAEGIFPREAIAKAGELGFCGLYMDPEVGGSGLSRLDAAVVIEELANVDPSTAAYVSIHNMASWMVAKWGQQSLRAAWGPDLSSGTKLASYCLTEPGAGSDAASLKTSAVRDGDDYVLNGSKAFISGAGATELLVVMARTGGPGAGGISAIAVPADLPGISYGRKEEKMGWNSQPTRGITFENVRVPVSHLLGEEGSGFKLAMKGLDGGRINIAACSLGAAQGALDAARRYMGERRQFGKALSEFQALQFKLADMATQLVAARQMVHTAARKLDARASDANVWCAMAKRFATDAGFNICNDALQIHGGYGYIREYPIERLLRDSRVHQILEGTNEIMRVIVARHLLNTDEELR from the coding sequence ATGAGCCACTCGATGACGACGGAACTCGACGAAGCGCAGCAGGCCTATAGAGAGGCAGCGCGTGACTTCGCCCAGGCCGAACTGGCGCCGCACGCCGCGCGATGGGATGCGGAGGGCATCTTTCCGCGCGAGGCGATCGCCAAGGCAGGGGAACTCGGGTTCTGTGGTTTGTACATGGATCCCGAGGTCGGTGGCAGCGGCCTGAGCCGTCTGGACGCCGCCGTCGTCATCGAGGAGCTCGCCAATGTGGATCCGTCCACGGCGGCCTATGTCAGCATCCACAACATGGCGTCGTGGATGGTGGCCAAGTGGGGCCAGCAGAGCCTGCGTGCCGCGTGGGGCCCAGACCTCTCGTCCGGCACCAAGCTGGCCTCGTACTGCCTGACCGAACCGGGTGCCGGCTCGGATGCCGCCTCGCTGAAGACCAGCGCGGTGCGTGACGGCGACGATTACGTACTCAACGGCTCCAAGGCCTTCATCTCCGGCGCCGGTGCCACCGAACTGCTGGTGGTGATGGCGCGTACGGGCGGTCCGGGCGCGGGCGGCATCAGCGCGATCGCCGTGCCGGCCGACCTGCCGGGCATCAGCTACGGCCGCAAAGAAGAGAAGATGGGCTGGAACAGCCAGCCGACCCGTGGCATCACGTTCGAGAACGTGCGCGTGCCGGTCAGCCACCTGCTGGGCGAGGAAGGCAGCGGTTTCAAGCTGGCCATGAAGGGCCTGGACGGCGGCCGCATCAACATCGCCGCCTGCTCGCTGGGCGCTGCCCAGGGCGCACTGGATGCCGCCCGCCGCTACATGGGCGAGCGCCGCCAGTTCGGCAAGGCGCTGTCGGAATTCCAGGCGCTGCAGTTCAAGCTGGCCGACATGGCCACCCAGCTGGTGGCTGCCCGGCAGATGGTGCACACCGCCGCGCGCAAGCTCGACGCCCGTGCCAGCGATGCCAACGTGTGGTGCGCGATGGCCAAGCGCTTCGCCACCGACGCCGGCTTCAACATCTGTAACGACGCGCTGCAGATCCACGGCGGCTACGGCTATATCCGCGAATACCCCATTGAACGGTTGCTGCGCGATTCGCGCGTGCACCAGATCCTGGAGGGCACCAACGAGATCATGCGTGTGATCGTGGCCCGCCACCTGCTCAATACCGACGAGGAACTGCGATGA
- a CDS encoding lipocalin family protein yields MSYRALAPLLLASLMLGCGGNTRPIPPVAHVDVPRFMGDWYVIAHIPSRPEREAFDAVESYALRPDGRIQTTFRYRKGSFDAPVKTMHPIGKVKPGTNGAEWGMQFIWPIQAEYVIVYLDDGYQQTIVGRSKRDYMWLMARTPTIPEADYKAAMTRLAALGYDLSQVRRVPQSGAKPE; encoded by the coding sequence ATGTCTTACCGCGCCCTCGCTCCCCTGTTGCTGGCCAGCCTGATGCTGGGCTGCGGCGGCAACACCCGTCCCATTCCGCCCGTGGCACACGTGGATGTGCCGCGCTTCATGGGCGACTGGTATGTGATCGCCCATATCCCCAGCCGCCCCGAGCGCGAGGCGTTCGATGCGGTGGAGTCCTACGCGCTGCGCCCGGATGGACGCATCCAGACCACCTTCCGCTACCGCAAGGGCAGCTTCGATGCGCCGGTGAAGACCATGCACCCGATCGGCAAGGTCAAGCCCGGCACCAACGGTGCTGAGTGGGGCATGCAGTTCATCTGGCCGATCCAGGCCGAGTACGTGATCGTGTACCTGGACGACGGCTACCAGCAGACCATCGTGGGGCGCAGCAAGCGCGACTACATGTGGTTGATGGCGCGCACCCCGACCATTCCGGAGGCCGATTACAAGGCCGCCATGACCCGGCTGGCCGCGCTGGGCTACGACCTGTCGCAGGTGCGCCGCGTGCCGCAGTCGGGCGCCAAACCCGAGTAA
- a CDS encoding DUF1295 domain-containing protein codes for MKLLWWVWLYAALIMSWGWWWQRRHQNIGVVDVLWAKGVGASALLLAVLGSGAPAPRIALAVLGGLWGSRLALHLWHRVRSEPEDGRYQHLRAHWNGHQGKIFGFFQFQAGLIVLFALPFVAVAHNPQPDDLRWILAAIAVWLLSVGGEALADRQLARFRADPGNKGKTCRDGLWRYSRHPNYFFEWLHWFTYVLLAVHSPLWWLAWSGPVVMYVFLRWVSGIPFTEAQALRSRGEDYRDYQRTTPMLFPWFPSRSSNTRKEPSP; via the coding sequence ATGAAGTTGCTGTGGTGGGTATGGCTGTATGCCGCGTTGATCATGAGCTGGGGCTGGTGGTGGCAGCGCCGCCACCAGAACATCGGCGTGGTCGATGTGCTGTGGGCCAAGGGCGTGGGCGCGTCGGCCCTGCTGCTGGCCGTGCTGGGCAGCGGCGCACCGGCACCGCGCATCGCGCTGGCGGTGCTCGGCGGATTGTGGGGATCGCGGCTGGCGCTGCATCTGTGGCACCGCGTGCGCAGCGAACCCGAAGACGGCCGCTACCAGCACCTGCGCGCCCACTGGAACGGCCACCAGGGCAAGATCTTCGGCTTCTTCCAGTTCCAGGCGGGGCTGATCGTGCTGTTCGCGTTGCCGTTCGTTGCGGTAGCGCACAACCCCCAGCCCGATGACCTGCGCTGGATCCTGGCCGCCATCGCGGTCTGGCTGCTCAGCGTGGGCGGCGAAGCGCTGGCCGACCGCCAGCTGGCACGTTTCCGCGCCGACCCCGGCAACAAGGGAAAGACCTGCCGCGACGGGCTGTGGCGCTACTCGCGGCACCCCAACTACTTCTTCGAATGGCTGCACTGGTTCACCTACGTGCTGCTGGCCGTGCATTCGCCGCTGTGGTGGCTGGCCTGGTCCGGCCCGGTGGTGATGTACGTGTTCCTGCGCTGGGTCAGCGGTATTCCCTTCACCGAGGCCCAGGCGCTGCGCAGCCGTGGCGAGGACTACCGCGACTACCAGCGCACCACGCCGATGCTGTTTCCGTGGTTTCCCTCCCGCTCATCGAATACCCGCAAGGAGCCGTCCCCGTGA
- a CDS encoding DUF2878 domain-containing protein, with translation MVRFWANVIGNQLVWLCAVVGAGHGLRWPALLAAGVYVGSQLALSPQPGVELRLLGVALLCGLLVDGVAGGSGWVQYAAGNGPAWVAPVWILALWAAFAMTLPVSFAVLQKHLRIAALVGLLLAPLAYLSAARGWSAVSFATPRWQGVLLLGLGWSLALPVLAACARHWQRTSHALSDTAGEHA, from the coding sequence ATGGTGCGCTTCTGGGCCAACGTGATCGGCAACCAGCTGGTGTGGCTGTGCGCGGTGGTTGGCGCCGGGCATGGCCTGCGCTGGCCCGCGCTGCTGGCCGCCGGTGTGTACGTGGGCAGCCAGCTGGCACTGTCGCCGCAGCCCGGCGTGGAACTTCGCCTGCTGGGCGTGGCACTGCTGTGCGGCCTGCTGGTGGACGGCGTGGCCGGTGGCTCGGGCTGGGTGCAGTACGCGGCCGGCAATGGCCCGGCGTGGGTGGCCCCGGTGTGGATCCTGGCCTTGTGGGCGGCGTTCGCGATGACCCTGCCGGTGTCGTTTGCGGTGCTGCAGAAGCACCTGCGCATCGCCGCCCTGGTCGGGCTGCTGCTGGCGCCGCTGGCGTATCTGTCGGCAGCGCGTGGCTGGTCGGCGGTGAGTTTCGCTACGCCCCGCTGGCAGGGCGTGCTGCTGCTTGGCCTTGGCTGGTCACTGGCGCTGCCGGTGCTGGCCGCGTGCGCGCGGCATTGGCAGCGCACGTCGCACGCCCTTTCTGATACCGCGGGAGAACACGCATGA
- a CDS encoding helix-turn-helix domain-containing protein, with the protein MNSQPTHRQIGLRLLKLREQRGYSQVELARALGLSASYLNQMERNKRPLTPAVQQKLREVLGDVSGLFDVDEPGALQEALSDTLRDLGLDDVSSTELRAMAGNLPQVSQALLDLHRRHLALREHAAALEFQLGDVHAGQALPAGDQVRDFFNRMHNHIPELDDLAEQLFGEWGLVAGHVAPRLRQLLADRHGVLVEVAPLQAGREKRVYDGGSRTLWLPDYLEPGQQAFQMAAELALLGYAAQIDAVIARAGFREPEQIAQARIGMSNYFAGALVMPYAQFLRAAEHSSYDIDALAHRFGVGFEAVCHRLSTLARRSAPGLPFFFIRVDRAGNVSKRHSATDFHFSQVGGSCPLWIVYEAFNQPGRVLTQTARMPDGRRHFWLARQVSSGPIGHGQPRKTFAVALGCDLQHAERLIYSRGLDIQSPGNSVSIGPGCRVCPREDCMQRAFAQLPGRG; encoded by the coding sequence GTGAATAGCCAGCCCACCCATCGTCAGATCGGCCTGCGCCTGCTGAAGCTGCGGGAGCAGCGCGGCTACAGCCAGGTTGAGCTGGCCCGGGCGCTGGGGCTGTCGGCCAGCTACCTGAACCAGATGGAGCGCAACAAGCGCCCGCTGACGCCGGCGGTGCAGCAGAAGCTGCGCGAGGTGTTGGGCGACGTTTCCGGGCTGTTCGATGTGGATGAACCCGGCGCGTTGCAGGAAGCGTTGAGCGACACCCTGCGCGACCTGGGCCTGGACGACGTGAGCAGCACCGAGCTGCGCGCCATGGCCGGCAACCTGCCGCAGGTGAGCCAGGCCCTGCTGGACCTGCACCGCCGCCATCTGGCGCTGCGCGAGCACGCGGCCGCCCTGGAGTTCCAGCTGGGCGACGTGCATGCCGGGCAGGCGCTGCCGGCCGGCGACCAGGTGCGCGACTTCTTCAACCGCATGCACAACCACATCCCCGAGCTGGACGACCTGGCCGAGCAGCTGTTCGGCGAATGGGGGCTGGTGGCCGGGCACGTGGCGCCGCGGCTGCGCCAGCTGCTGGCCGACCGTCACGGGGTGCTGGTGGAGGTGGCGCCGCTGCAGGCCGGTCGCGAGAAGCGGGTCTATGACGGGGGCAGCCGCACGCTGTGGTTGCCCGACTACCTGGAGCCGGGCCAGCAGGCGTTCCAGATGGCCGCCGAGCTGGCGCTGCTGGGCTATGCGGCGCAGATCGATGCGGTGATCGCCCGCGCCGGCTTCCGCGAACCGGAGCAGATCGCGCAGGCGCGGATCGGCATGTCCAACTACTTCGCCGGCGCGCTGGTGATGCCGTATGCGCAGTTCCTGCGTGCGGCCGAGCACAGCAGCTATGACATCGATGCGCTGGCGCACCGCTTCGGGGTGGGCTTTGAAGCGGTGTGCCATCGGCTGAGCACGCTCGCGCGGCGCAGTGCGCCGGGGTTGCCGTTCTTCTTCATCCGCGTGGACCGGGCCGGCAATGTGTCCAAGCGCCACTCGGCTACCGACTTCCACTTCTCGCAGGTGGGCGGCTCGTGCCCGCTGTGGATCGTGTACGAGGCGTTCAACCAGCCGGGCCGGGTGCTGACCCAGACCGCGCGCATGCCCGACGGGCGCCGCCACTTTTGGCTGGCGCGGCAGGTGAGCAGCGGCCCGATCGGTCACGGGCAACCGCGCAAGACCTTCGCGGTGGCGCTGGGCTGCGACCTGCAGCATGCCGAACGGCTGATCTACTCGCGCGGCCTGGACATCCAGAGCCCGGGCAACTCGGTCTCCATCGGCCCGGGTTGCCGCGTGTGCCCGCGCGAAGATTGCATGCAACGCGCGTTCGCGCAGCTACCAGGCCGCGGGTAG
- a CDS encoding patatin-like phospholipase family protein, with protein sequence MADKYCDLVMKGGITSGIVYPNAVLSLAREYRFKNIGGTSAGAIAAAVAAAAALGDRRRHAGETVDAQVGFPGLSAVSAQLSTRGFIYSLFQPAHGARTAYRLLVMLTGKSSLPRKIACLLAAVFAIAPLELLVALIGLLGIGWLAGGVAGVWATLLPSLLCAYGAGVLASALRVARVARRNLLGLCNGSTQADAATPALTDWLHDRLQALSGKPPGQPLTFGDLHQAPRYPGEPAGAQAISLQMITTCVSHTEPRTLPFNAAHFWFLRDEFAQLFPASVVEWLVAQAGAPEQVDGRAYYRLVDGDQLPVLVATRMSLSFPLLISAVPLHEPARRERRCEPQPEASAPHDNSNVADSMEGLTSGGQSCGPVITAFRVCWFSDGGISSNFPIHLFDAALPRWPTFGINLVYPRHADAVSVLDAGRHGVQAQLEQAVFLPTENRQGWQRSYHAIARPLAAAEMSGFLFSIVSTMQNWRDVLQARAPGYRDRIVHVSLQGDEGGMNLDMPQDVLSRIAAKGSVAGERFCGFSFQNHYWIRWRNLASAYQRYTLEIARTDDPAQRVAAWRDAYQSVATGEPPPPSYRLGSEDKRRASQQLWRLMVEQGQAWEDLGPDLTDGAPRPLPQMKVTPIY encoded by the coding sequence GTGGCGGACAAGTACTGCGATCTGGTCATGAAGGGCGGCATCACCAGCGGCATCGTGTATCCCAACGCGGTGCTGTCGCTGGCGCGCGAATACCGCTTCAAGAACATCGGCGGCACCTCGGCCGGAGCGATTGCCGCGGCGGTGGCTGCGGCGGCGGCACTGGGGGATCGCCGCCGCCACGCCGGCGAGACGGTGGACGCGCAGGTGGGCTTTCCCGGCCTGTCGGCGGTGTCGGCGCAGCTGTCCACGCGCGGCTTCATCTACAGCCTGTTCCAGCCCGCGCACGGCGCGCGCACTGCCTACCGCCTGCTGGTGATGCTCACCGGCAAATCCAGCCTGCCGCGCAAGATCGCCTGCCTGCTGGCCGCCGTATTCGCCATCGCGCCGCTGGAACTGCTGGTCGCGTTGATCGGCCTGCTGGGCATCGGCTGGCTGGCCGGCGGCGTGGCGGGGGTGTGGGCGACGCTGCTGCCCTCGTTGCTGTGCGCCTACGGCGCCGGCGTGCTCGCATCGGCGCTGCGGGTGGCGCGGGTGGCGCGGCGCAACCTGCTCGGGCTGTGCAATGGCAGCACCCAGGCCGACGCCGCCACCCCGGCCCTGACCGACTGGCTGCATGACCGCCTGCAGGCGCTGTCGGGCAAACCGCCGGGCCAGCCGCTCACCTTCGGCGACCTGCACCAGGCCCCGCGGTACCCCGGCGAGCCGGCCGGCGCGCAGGCCATCAGCCTGCAGATGATCACCACCTGCGTGTCGCATACCGAGCCGCGCACGTTGCCGTTCAATGCGGCGCACTTCTGGTTCCTGCGCGACGAGTTCGCGCAGTTGTTCCCGGCCAGCGTGGTGGAGTGGCTGGTGGCCCAGGCCGGCGCGCCCGAACAGGTCGATGGTCGCGCGTATTACCGTCTGGTCGATGGCGATCAGCTGCCGGTACTGGTGGCCACGCGCATGAGCCTGAGTTTCCCGCTGTTGATCAGCGCGGTACCACTGCACGAACCGGCGCGTCGCGAGCGGCGCTGTGAACCGCAGCCCGAGGCGTCCGCGCCGCACGACAACAGCAACGTTGCCGACAGCATGGAAGGCCTGACCAGCGGCGGCCAGAGTTGTGGCCCGGTGATCACCGCCTTCCGGGTGTGCTGGTTCTCCGATGGTGGCATCAGCAGCAACTTCCCCATCCACCTGTTCGACGCGGCGTTGCCGCGCTGGCCCACCTTCGGCATCAACCTGGTGTACCCGCGCCACGCCGATGCGGTAAGCGTGCTGGACGCCGGCAGGCATGGCGTGCAGGCGCAGCTTGAACAGGCGGTGTTCCTGCCTACCGAGAACCGCCAGGGCTGGCAGCGCAGCTACCACGCCATTGCGCGGCCGCTGGCAGCTGCGGAGATGTCCGGCTTCCTGTTCTCGATCGTATCGACCATGCAGAACTGGCGCGACGTGCTGCAGGCCCGCGCACCGGGGTATCGCGACCGCATCGTGCACGTGTCGCTGCAGGGCGACGAAGGCGGCATGAACCTGGACATGCCGCAGGACGTGCTGAGCCGCATCGCCGCCAAGGGCAGCGTGGCGGGCGAACGCTTCTGCGGCTTCTCCTTCCAGAACCACTACTGGATCCGCTGGCGCAACCTGGCCTCGGCCTACCAGCGCTACACGCTGGAGATCGCCCGCACCGACGATCCTGCGCAGCGCGTGGCCGCCTGGCGTGACGCGTACCAGAGCGTGGCCACCGGCGAACCGCCGCCGCCGTCGTACCGGCTGGGCTCGGAGGACAAGCGGCGCGCCTCCCAGCAGCTGTGGCGGCTGATGGTCGAGCAGGGCCAGGCCTGGGAAGACCTCGGCCCCGACCTCACCGACGGCGCACCGCGCCCGCTGCCGCAGATGAAGGTCACGCCGATTTACTGA
- a CDS encoding enoyl-CoA hydratase: MIDWRTHDHTGLKVEADGHVAVVTLDNPPAHTWTVHSLSALRDLVGALNADNGIYALVITGGGEKFFSAGADLKQFASGDKAAAREAARRFGEAFEALSGFRGVSIAAINGYAMGGGLECALACDLRIIEDHAQVALPEATVGLLPCAGGTQNLPRLVGEGWAKRMILLGERIDADTAVRIGLAEEKVGKGEAKALALEWAHKAGKQSPTSIAACKTLVQATRSGTHASALVAEREAFVDLFDRADQAEGVNAFLEKRAPQWKNA; encoded by the coding sequence ATGATCGACTGGCGCACGCATGATCACACCGGCCTGAAGGTCGAGGCCGATGGCCACGTTGCCGTGGTGACGCTGGACAACCCGCCGGCCCACACCTGGACCGTGCACAGCCTGTCGGCGCTGCGCGACCTGGTGGGCGCACTCAATGCCGACAATGGCATCTATGCGCTGGTGATCACCGGCGGCGGCGAGAAGTTCTTCTCGGCCGGTGCCGACCTCAAGCAGTTCGCCTCCGGCGACAAGGCCGCGGCGCGCGAAGCGGCGCGCCGTTTCGGCGAAGCGTTCGAAGCGCTGTCCGGCTTCCGTGGCGTGTCCATCGCCGCCATCAACGGCTACGCGATGGGCGGTGGCCTGGAATGCGCGTTGGCCTGCGACCTGCGCATCATCGAAGACCACGCCCAGGTGGCGCTGCCGGAGGCCACCGTGGGCCTGCTGCCGTGCGCCGGTGGCACCCAGAACCTACCGCGTCTGGTCGGCGAAGGCTGGGCCAAGCGGATGATCCTGCTGGGCGAACGCATCGACGCCGATACGGCCGTGCGCATCGGCCTGGCCGAGGAGAAGGTCGGCAAGGGCGAGGCCAAGGCCTTGGCGCTGGAATGGGCGCACAAGGCCGGCAAGCAGAGCCCGACCAGCATTGCGGCCTGCAAGACCCTGGTGCAGGCCACCCGCAGCGGCACCCACGCCTCGGCACTGGTGGCCGAGCGTGAGGCCTTCGTAGACCTGTTCGACCGGGCCGACCAGGCCGAGGGCGTCAATGCCTTCCTGGAAAAGCGCGCCCCGCAGTGGAAGAACGCATGA
- a CDS encoding SAM-dependent methyltransferase, which translates to MNVASDSLPAPDHAPGLTGLAERGLLPDALLRLGIRRQCEARLRDELAGGQQAQSQRFAARIAELSQSAVALHVDAANRQHYEVPAGFFELCLGKRLKYSSCYYPTGSETLDQAEEAMLALYGQRAQLADGQDILELGCGWGSLTLWMAEHYPNARITAVSNSNSQREHIQAQCRLRGLDNVTVLTRDANTLVLDAAAFDRCVSIEMFEHMRNYRQLLQRIHGWLRPQGKLFVHIFVHRTLMYPFETEGDDNWMGRHFFTGGLMPAADTLLCFQQHLQLQQRWLLDGTHYERTANHWLANQDQNRDAVLEIMRQCYGAPSAALWAQRWRMFWMACAELFGYQNGQQWQVAHYLFDRP; encoded by the coding sequence GTGAATGTCGCCAGTGACTCCCTGCCCGCGCCCGACCACGCGCCGGGCCTGACCGGCCTGGCCGAGCGCGGCCTGCTGCCCGACGCGTTGCTGCGCCTGGGCATCCGCCGCCAATGCGAGGCGCGCCTGCGCGACGAACTGGCCGGTGGCCAGCAGGCGCAGTCGCAGCGCTTTGCCGCGCGCATCGCCGAACTGTCGCAGAGCGCGGTGGCCCTGCACGTGGACGCGGCCAACCGCCAGCACTACGAAGTGCCGGCCGGTTTCTTCGAACTGTGCCTGGGCAAGCGGCTGAAATACAGCAGCTGCTACTACCCCACCGGCAGCGAAACGCTGGACCAGGCCGAAGAGGCCATGCTGGCCCTGTACGGCCAGCGTGCCCAGCTGGCCGATGGCCAGGACATCCTGGAACTGGGCTGTGGCTGGGGTTCGCTGACGTTGTGGATGGCCGAGCATTACCCCAACGCACGCATCACCGCGGTGTCCAATTCCAACAGTCAGCGCGAACACATCCAGGCGCAGTGCCGCCTGCGCGGGCTGGACAACGTCACCGTGCTGACCCGCGATGCCAATACCCTGGTGCTCGATGCAGCCGCATTCGACCGCTGCGTGTCGATCGAGATGTTCGAGCACATGCGCAACTACCGGCAGCTGCTGCAGCGCATCCACGGCTGGTTGCGCCCGCAGGGCAAGCTGTTCGTGCACATCTTCGTGCACCGCACGCTGATGTACCCCTTCGAGACCGAGGGCGACGACAACTGGATGGGCCGGCACTTCTTCACCGGTGGCCTGATGCCGGCCGCCGACACCCTGCTGTGCTTCCAGCAGCATCTGCAGCTGCAGCAGCGTTGGCTGCTCGATGGCACCCACTACGAGCGCACCGCCAACCATTGGCTGGCCAACCAGGACCAGAACCGCGACGCGGTGCTGGAGATCATGCGCCAGTGCTACGGCGCGCCCTCGGCGGCGTTGTGGGCACAGCGCTGGCGCATGTTCTGGATGGCCTGCGCCGAGCTGTTCGGCTACCAGAACGGCCAGCAATGGCAGGTGGCCCACTACCTGTTCGACCGCCCGTGA